From one Montipora capricornis isolate CH-2021 chromosome 10, ASM3666992v2, whole genome shotgun sequence genomic stretch:
- the LOC138022193 gene encoding integrin alpha-X-like isoform X1, translating to MSAMPGVPRFYPLVSLFLILSFISLMQNSANGNPSKEKTARRLAKKLPFLSKQGKIMGDVFGPAFVHNTVDDTYDVVFIIDVSGSIPSNEFHKGVSAVRYLIEKADPSSKFAVIKFSNQATLLFNFISPDKAKTKLMNVAHTGGATNTQHALRMARRDLFQNPSASGHRQLASKLAVVITDGFSNIQRDQTVPQATLLKGIGTEVLVIAVGNFGAAGLKEICDIASQPCNETVFNLDNYINVLEIAKMAAKQGK from the exons ATGTCAGCCATGCCTGGTGTTCCGCGATTTTACCCACTGGTTTCCCTGTTCCTTATCCTCTCATTCATCAGCCTGATGCAGAACTCGGCTAATG GTAATCCGTCAAAAGAAAAGACTGCAAGAAGACTTGCCAAAAAACTACCTTTCCTGAGTAAACAGGGGAAGATCATGGGAGATGTTTTCGGGCCTGCATTTGTACACAACACGGTAGACGACACGTACGATGTTGTCTTCATCATCGACGTTTCGGGCTCCATTCCTTCGAATGAGTTCCACAAGGGCGTCAGTGCAGTAAGGTACCTTATCGAGAAAGCGGATCCAAGCTCAAAATTCGCTGTCATAAAGTTCTCCAATCAAGCCACGCTTTTGTTCAACTTTATCTCACCAGATAAGGCAAAGACGAAATTGATGAACGTCGCACACACCGGTGGAGCAACAAACACTCAACACGCCCTGAGAATGGCTAGGAGAGATCTTTTCCAAAATCCGTCAGCCTCAGGGCACAGGCAACTCGCTAGTAAATTAGCGGTGGTCATAACAGATGGTTTTTCGAACATCCAGCGGGATCAGACGGTACCACAAGCAACACTGCTCAAAGGTATTGGAACAGAAGTTTTGGTCATCGCCGTGGGAAATTTTGGAGCTGCAGGGCTCAAGGAAATATGCGACATAGCCAGTCAGCCTTGTAATGAAACCGTATTCAATCTTGACAACTATATAAATGTGTTAGAAATCGCTAAAATGGCTGCTAAGCAAGGAAAGTAA
- the LOC138022193 gene encoding integrin alpha-X-like isoform X2: MSARSGLRFYALFSMFVLLSVCMMQNPANGNPSKEKTARRLAKKLPFLSKQGKIMGDVFGPAFVHNTVDDTYDVVFIIDVSGSIPSNEFHKGVSAVRYLIEKADPSSKFAVIKFSNQATLLFNFISPDKAKTKLMNVAHTGGATNTQHALRMARRDLFQNPSASGHRQLASKLAVVITDGFSNIQRDQTVPQATLLKGIGTEVLVIAVGNFGAAGLKEICDIASQPCNETVFNLDNYINVLEIAKMAAKQGK; encoded by the exons ATGTCAGCCCGATCAGGTCTTCGATTTTACGCCCTGTTTTCCATGTTCGTTCTGCTCTCAGTCTGCATGATGCAAAACCCAGCCAATG GTAATCCGTCAAAAGAAAAGACTGCAAGAAGACTTGCCAAAAAACTACCTTTCCTGAGTAAACAGGGGAAGATCATGGGAGATGTTTTCGGGCCTGCATTTGTACACAACACGGTAGACGACACGTACGATGTTGTCTTCATCATCGACGTTTCGGGCTCCATTCCTTCGAATGAGTTCCACAAGGGCGTCAGTGCAGTAAGGTACCTTATCGAGAAAGCGGATCCAAGCTCAAAATTCGCTGTCATAAAGTTCTCCAATCAAGCCACGCTTTTGTTCAACTTTATCTCACCAGATAAGGCAAAGACGAAATTGATGAACGTCGCACACACCGGTGGAGCAACAAACACTCAACACGCCCTGAGAATGGCTAGGAGAGATCTTTTCCAAAATCCGTCAGCCTCAGGGCACAGGCAACTCGCTAGTAAATTAGCGGTGGTCATAACAGATGGTTTTTCGAACATCCAGCGGGATCAGACGGTACCACAAGCAACACTGCTCAAAGGTATTGGAACAGAAGTTTTGGTCATCGCCGTGGGAAATTTTGGAGCTGCAGGGCTCAAGGAAATATGCGACATAGCCAGTCAGCCTTGTAATGAAACCGTATTCAATCTTGACAACTATATAAATGTGTTAGAAATCGCTAAAATGGCTGCTAAGCAAGGAAAGTAA